One part of the [Synechococcus] sp. NIES-970 genome encodes these proteins:
- a CDS encoding CP12 domain protein has translation MTNIHQKIEQEREAAREACNTNATSAECAAAWDAVEELQAEASHQREQEPEKSPLEKFCDDNPDADECRLYED, from the coding sequence ATGACCAATATTCATCAAAAAATTGAACAGGAACGGGAAGCTGCCCGGGAAGCTTGTAACACAAATGCGACTTCCGCTGAATGTGCGGCAGCCTGGGATGCTGTTGAAGAACTGCAAGCCGAAGCATCTCACCAACGGGAACAAGAACCGGAAAAAAGCCCTCTCGAAAAGTTCTGTGACGATAACCCCGATGCGGATGAGTGCCGTCTTTACGAAGACTAA
- a CDS encoding hypothetical protein (conserved hypothetical membrain protein), giving the protein MDETLLQQLAWMDYRLAVIFTVIAPILLLIWSFLAKVESMQRLLGIYWKVASLLMVTVYLLIPSWSVGYLTGLLSRILIPLGLWFWIDLNEEIRDQPTSRLKLAFTAWRWAVTIYCGLGAIANLPFIGCAFSGVMRQGAYCQVWLEAPSRYQQILHANSSPGFLGFLGIVGLVVYVVYLFTFLVFRLGRQGRIAIEE; this is encoded by the coding sequence ATGGATGAAACCTTGCTGCAGCAACTAGCCTGGATGGATTATCGTCTGGCTGTTATCTTTACGGTGATTGCACCGATTTTACTCTTGATCTGGAGCTTTTTGGCCAAGGTAGAATCGATGCAGCGACTCCTCGGGATCTACTGGAAGGTGGCAAGTCTGTTGATGGTGACAGTCTATCTCTTGATTCCAAGCTGGTCAGTGGGTTATTTGACTGGGCTATTGTCGCGTATTCTCATTCCCTTGGGACTATGGTTTTGGATCGACCTCAATGAAGAAATTCGAGATCAACCGACCAGTCGCCTAAAGTTGGCTTTTACAGCTTGGCGTTGGGCCGTCACAATCTATTGTGGTTTGGGGGCGATCGCCAACCTCCCCTTCATCGGCTGTGCTTTTTCTGGGGTGATGCGCCAAGGGGCCTATTGCCAAGTCTGGCTCGAAGCACCCAGTCGGTATCAACAAATCTTACATGCTAATTCTTCGCCAGGTTTCTTGGGTTTTCTGGGCATCGTTGGCTTGGTTGTCTATGTGGTTTATCTCTTCACTTTTCTAGTATTCCGCTTAGGGCGTCAGGGTCGGATTGCGATCGAAGAATAG
- the lysC gene encoding aspartate kinase yields MAMIVQKYGGTSVGSVERIQAVAKRIQQRAQAGNQIVVVVSAMGKTTDGLVKLAHEISTNPNRREMDMLLSTGEQVSISLLSMALQELGQPAVSLTGAQVGIVTEAEHSRARILEIKTDRLQRHLQKGEVIVVAGFQGISKSEDLEITTLGRGGSDTSAVAIAAALKASCCEIYTDVPGILTTDPRIVPEAQLMATVTSDEMLELASLGAKVLHPRAVEIAKNYGVPLVVRSSWTEDPGTWVTSAPVSDRPLVNLEIAKAVDAVEFDTDQARIAMLHIPDRPGVAAKLFGEIATHNVDVDLIIQSIHDGNSNDIAFTVTENAATQAQAIAEAIAPTLCAGTDQSLADVAVMTANDIAKITISGAGMIGRPGIAATMFQSLADAGINIEMISTSEVKVSCVIQQTDCDRAIATLCEVFEIASSPVNSPLPAPNPAGYPPVRGVALDLKQAQLAIRHVPDSPGMAAQIFSLLAHQNISVDMIIQSQRCRVLNGVKTRDIAFTVAQGDAEAARLALSGIAEQLQFGEIEVNPAIAKVSIVGSGMIGAPGVAARFFQALAESQINIQMITTSEIKISCVVPEDQGQAALKLVHEAFGLGGAVKVEVPA; encoded by the coding sequence AGCAGCGGGCCCAAGCAGGGAATCAAATCGTTGTGGTGGTGTCTGCCATGGGAAAAACCACCGATGGCTTAGTCAAACTGGCCCATGAAATTAGTACTAATCCCAACCGCCGGGAAATGGACATGCTCCTGTCAACAGGCGAGCAGGTGTCGATTTCGCTCCTCAGCATGGCTCTCCAGGAATTGGGACAGCCAGCCGTTTCTCTCACGGGAGCCCAAGTGGGCATTGTTACCGAAGCAGAACATAGTCGTGCCCGTATCCTCGAAATTAAAACAGACCGCCTCCAACGTCACCTCCAAAAAGGGGAAGTAATTGTTGTGGCCGGTTTCCAGGGGATTTCTAAGAGTGAAGATCTAGAAATCACCACCCTCGGTCGGGGCGGTTCGGATACCTCCGCCGTGGCGATCGCCGCCGCCCTCAAAGCCTCCTGTTGTGAGATTTATACCGATGTGCCGGGTATTTTGACGACGGATCCTCGCATTGTGCCAGAAGCGCAGTTGATGGCAACGGTCACTTCTGATGAAATGCTCGAATTAGCGAGCCTGGGGGCAAAGGTGCTCCATCCCCGGGCGGTGGAAATTGCAAAAAATTACGGTGTCCCCCTGGTCGTGCGCTCCAGTTGGACCGAAGATCCAGGGACTTGGGTCACCTCTGCGCCCGTCAGCGATCGCCCCTTGGTGAATTTAGAAATTGCCAAGGCGGTCGACGCGGTGGAATTTGATACGGACCAGGCCCGCATTGCAATGCTCCACATCCCCGACCGCCCTGGGGTCGCGGCAAAGCTCTTTGGGGAAATTGCCACCCACAATGTGGACGTGGATCTAATCATTCAGTCAATCCATGACGGCAATAGCAACGATATTGCCTTTACTGTCACTGAAAATGCCGCTACCCAGGCCCAGGCGATCGCCGAAGCCATTGCCCCTACCCTCTGCGCAGGAACCGATCAAAGCTTAGCCGATGTTGCGGTGATGACTGCCAATGACATCGCTAAAATCACCATCTCTGGGGCGGGGATGATTGGCCGCCCAGGTATTGCTGCCACCATGTTCCAGAGCCTGGCAGATGCGGGCATTAATATCGAGATGATTTCTACTTCCGAAGTCAAAGTCAGTTGTGTGATCCAGCAAACTGACTGCGACCGGGCGATCGCCACCCTCTGCGAGGTATTTGAAATTGCGTCTTCCCCTGTCAATAGTCCCCTGCCAGCCCCCAATCCCGCAGGCTATCCTCCCGTGCGGGGGGTCGCCCTCGACCTGAAACAGGCCCAACTTGCCATTCGCCATGTGCCAGACAGTCCTGGCATGGCCGCCCAGATTTTTTCCCTGCTCGCCCACCAAAATATCAGCGTGGACATGATTATCCAATCCCAGCGCTGTCGGGTACTCAATGGCGTTAAAACCCGTGATATCGCCTTCACCGTAGCCCAGGGGGATGCGGAGGCTGCCCGCCTTGCCCTTTCTGGAATTGCTGAACAGTTACAGTTTGGGGAAATCGAAGTGAATCCGGCGATCGCCAAGGTCAGTATCGTCGGTTCGGGGATGATTGGCGCACCTGGGGTGGCCGCTCGTTTCTTTCAAGCTCTGGCTGAGTCCCAGATTAACATCCAGATGATCACCACCTCAGAAATTAAAATCAGTTGCGTTGTGCCCGAAGACCAAGGCCAAGCCGCTCTGAAGCTTGTCCATGAAGCCTTTGGCCTCGGTGGGGCTGTGAAGGTAGAAGTTCCAGCCTAA